The Papaver somniferum cultivar HN1 chromosome 6, ASM357369v1, whole genome shotgun sequence genome segment ATAGAAGTCAGGATTATATAGAGTAACAACGGGGTAAAAATTTTGTATCGTATCAATGATGACGAAAATTAAGCTTATTTTTACCTTGTTCATGTACATTTCCACGACTGAAGGTAGATCTGACCGTGGCTTGTAGTTTCCGAAGAAGGTACCTTTGAGAGTTCTCTCATTCAATAGCTTCATTGGGTGAGTTTTGAATGCGTCGTCCTTGTTTGGCACACCGACAAGTACTGCAACACCCCAGCCCTGTCCACCACACAACAAGTATTTAAGTTAAAAATTTTGGTGAGCGTTGCAGAATCATAGAACAACGGGTGCTGTAAGTGGGAGCATGCCTTGATGTTCCATCAAGATGTACAACATTCTGAACATATACTTGGACAATTCCAAAACACATCAACACATAAACAATTTTGAGAAACAAGTAGGCACATACATCATGAACGCACTCGAAGGCAGAGATCATAGCTTGGATACTCCCAGTACACTCAATGCTGCGGTCTACCCCTCCATCAGTCATCTCAGCAATCACCTATTCATCAAACCGAGAACAATCAGATACTAATGGCAACGAAACAAGGCCTAGTTGGTCTGTAAGTTGTATGAGTTAGGGTGAGCAAACCTCTTGAACTGGTTTGCTATGGTCCTTTGGATTAACGAACTCCGTGCACCCAAATTTCTTCGCTGATAAAGGTAAAATTGCAGTTCAGTTCATGCATGTATGCCATTAAAAAACAAAGGAATTGcaacataacattgataaatcGATCAAGTAACTTTGCTTGTTTCACCTTCATTGAATCTACTAGCATTCAGATCTACTCCAATAATTCTCAAAGCCCCCGATATTCTAGCCCCTTCACAAGCCTAATCAAGTACATACTCTATTAGGTGCAGTGTATAACAAAATTGGATCAAACCAACAACACAGGATATTCCCAATTCAAGAATTTCAAACATAACCACAAAAAATGAGTAAACTGCTTACACCAAGACCAACAGCGCCCAATCCGAAAACAGCAACGGTCGAACCTTTTTTAGGCTTGGCTACATTCAGAGCAGCACCAAGACCTGGAAAACACACATACACCAAAAATTCAATTACCACCATTTAGGTGAAATCAAAAGCAGTTATCAGAATGAAAAAAACAAACCATGGAATCAAATCCTGACCTGTAGAGACTCCACAACTAAGAATACAAACTTTGTCCAGAGGAGCTTCAGGATTGATTTTAGCAACACATCCAACATGACAGACCGTGTATTCGCTAAAAGTAGAGCAACCGACAAAATTGTAAATCGGTTTGCCATTGATTGAAAACCTTGATTGTCCATCAGTAAGCATTACACCTCTGTCAGTGTTGATTCTAAGCAAATCACACATATTGCTTTCTTCTGATTTACAGTGTCGACATTCCTTACATTCTCCGGTGAACACCGGAAGTACTTGATCTCCTGGTTGCATATCTGTCACACCTTTACCAACACTTTCAACAATCCTGAAATACCCACAACCCCACAATTTCAAACTCAATCAGAATCAAAAACCACAAAGCCCAAATGTGTGTTAGAGAAGTTTAAAATTGTAGATTTGACATACCCTCCTGCTTCATGACCGAAAATCCGAGGAAAAACTGGTGTTTGCCCCTGCAATAATTTTTGGGCAGTAAATTAGAATGTAAGTGATGGGTATTGAGTGAAATTGTGTCTCTAAAATTGATGAAAATTTTAGTACCTTGGCTTCCCAGAAGTAAACATCAGTGTGACAAAGTGAAGTGAAAAGAATCTTAATACGAACTTCCATCTCTTGCGGTGGTGCAACTTCCACTTCTTCAATCACTAGTGGTTTCCCTGCTTCCCATGCAACAGCAGCTACAAAAATAAAACCAAGACTCCATTAATCGTCCAGTAATTAAAACAGCTCAAATCACTTAATTTTGCCAAAAattatcaggaaaaaaaaaagagttagctAAAAAATAGTTTACCTTTGCATTTGATGACTTGACCAGTTGTGTTTGccatttgtttgtttgatttttctgGTTGATATCTTGATTTGTTTTGTTTATGATTTGATTGAACTTTCCTGTTATGGATGGAAATGTTGATCCTGTTGTTCTCGTATTTATACTACTAATGAATATTATTAGTAATAAGCAAAAGTGATCGAAACCAGACACTGTTTAATAAAGGCAAAGCCGCCTTGAAATGGTTGTTTCTGGTATCCACTTTTAGTTGGTCTCTCCTTTTCTATTTGACACTTGTCCTGACTCCTGACTGTTTCTTGGTGGACCGGGTTAAGAAAACGGTACATTCGGGCCGGCAACAATAGCTTGGATCCCAATTCTATTATTCAGCTAATTTATCCATGATTTACAAAGGGGATACCAGTTCTACTAAGTGCTGATACCGTTTCATATAAGACAAAAAGGTCCCGTCGATCCTGGTCGTTGGATCGATAAAATGGTATAAGCACTTAGTAGGACTGATATCACCCTTTATATATCGTGAATTTATCTCACATCTTTAGAATCGCTATTGAAAATGTTTCACTTAACACTccagaaagaaaaacaaatgctccctccgtcccaaagTTAATTGAGctaattggttttagattttgtcccataaatagatgagtTATTTTACTAATCAAGGAAGTATTTCTAAAACTACtcgtttattattgttattataaaaaatatgtataatttgatagccatatttataCTCGTTGCATAGGTGTTTAAAAATGCTTTTCAagggtataaagtttacgaaaacccgttgtatagtttaagagataaatcattttgaagttttacaagttattatccataagggcatatttgtaaaaaaatacttaaatataTTCCCTTCTCTCCTTATCTTTGTGTAAACTACAGATGACTCAACTAGTGTGGGACGGAGGGATTAAGAAAATAACAACACTCTATTTAAACCAACTGcgctagaaaaaaaaaaaaaaaaacactatattTTTGAAATTTGGAGGCAGGACGATTCGTAGTATCTGGCCAACACTTTGGCTTACGCTAGCATTTTCTTTACTGTCTCCTTATGTCGACGTACCACTTATTCTCGCTAGTCCTATCAAAAAATAGTAATACTAGAAATTGTACAATTGACTGATGAGACGTTGGTTTCAAAACCATTTGGGAAAACAGTGGTTTTACAAAACAGTTGAACAATGTTTAAAATAGTCATATAGACAGCTTAAAGGAATCAAAACCACTTGATAAACTTGTTTTGAATTCCAAATTGACCATTTATACACTCATAAATAATGTACTTAATCATACGTGTGGGAACATATGCAATTAACTTAGGTCAATTTAACAAAGTGTCCAGCTTCCTACCATATATTTAATAAACCGGCcaaaaaatttaaatcttttaTAAAGTGGCCTTTCTGTTAGATATAACACCTGGTCCCACCAAAATGGTCCACCAAGCTGACTTAGTCAATCATGGGGCTTAAAATTACCACTACATCCTCACCCTTATGTTATCGAttctttttttcattcatttcttcTTGTTTATGTTTGTCTCTCTCTGTATCTCAATTCTTCTCATCGAACTCGGATGATTGATGAAAATAGAAGTGATCTCACAAGCAGTCAATACCGAAGATGTGGttattagtgaagaagaagaagaatggtttattagtgatatttgacaattttaaagtttttagggttttgctGGATGCAGCAGCGAAGCTGAAGTACAAATCGAAGATGAAGTTGAAATCGgggatgaagaaatcaaaatccaggTAAGAATTTTAGAACCCACACGTTAATTAACTTAGTCTTTAATGAAAACACATGTTTGGATGGTGAAATCAATTGATTTCGATTGtttgaattctagggtttggggctctttccttttcttttttttttgtttaatcaattgacttAATTtgcagttgtgattgaatcatcgatGTAGAGAagaacaaagaggaagaatgagtcttggctgaagagaaatcaagaagagaaAAATGCAGGATCGTGTTCGAAGATAAGAAGAAGCTGTGAATGTTGATTTCCATGGGTTTTTGATGAACTAGGAAGTTAGGGTTTGTCGAGATGATGTGAAATGGAATATATATAAGACATGAAAGAAATTGGGGAGATTGACAAAAATCAGGGTTTGAAGTGCAGTTCAAGTAGTTGTTGAGTATCTGTGACAGATTTGAAGCAATGGGTTTGTTCTTGAATTCAAATTGACAAGTATTAAGATATTTTGATGTTCTGCTGCTTTAGTTTATGATGAGCAGGTGTTGGTAGTCACTGGCAAGGATGTAAAATGGATAGTTGTTAACCAAGCAATAACCAGGTTATGAAAAGTTGCTTGAGTTGAGCTCAAGTTGTGAGTAGTTTTGATCTGAGATGATAACTCATGTGGTGTTGTTGTTTTTTAGAAAGGAAGAAGAGTTGTTGTGGTTGATTGGCtaagaagatgatgttgctgctgaaatGAAATTGCAGGTGCAGTTGCAATTGGTGGTTGTTACAGGGAGAAAATGAGAAGTGGTTGCATCTGTTGGCTCATGTTGTGATCATGAAGTTGTTGCAGGGGTTCTAAGTTCAACAAAATGCAAGGATTAATGGGTTTGATTTGTTTCTCTTGTTGCTTACAGGAAGATGAAACTGAGATGACATTAGTGTTATAACTAGGTTCGATGTCAGTTAAGATGAGAAGGAGAGTAAGAGGATGGCTTTGTTTGAATGAGTCTTGGCTGAAGAGAAATCAAGTAGTTCTGGTGGTGTTGGAATTGTAGTATATGAGTTTGTGGTGCTATTGAAGGTTGGTGTGGTTTTAGTGGAGCTTATAGGTGTCGGTGTAGCTGAAATGAAATTGCAATGGGTTGCAGGTCCAAGATAACAAAACAATGTGTTGTTGTGCTGCAGAGAAGCTACAAAAATGacttagatgtatgctaggactgTGCACGGGTGAAGAGTATAATGGCTTGAATATGGCTCAGGCGAGTTGACTCACCAATCCAGACTGACTCACCGAGGGTTAAACTGTCTTTTACTAAGGAGTTTAACTGACACGCGTGTATTTAACGACTGTTaacagttttttgaaaaaaacggatggaaaaggtcaatctcggccactttatataaacattcaaaaaaacggccattttgtgaaataaattacaaaaacatggccactttattaaaaagcccatTAACTTACTGCTTAGTTattttaatgaagaaaattagtCAGGCAATGAGAGTGTAAAACTGGGGGTGGTTGTACTCGCGGTTAATGCCCAGAGTTTAAGACCAAAATTTGTCATGTGATTCAAATTTTTTCATGCACCCGAAAATTCGCTCAGCGACCCATATCATAAGACAGGACAACCTAGTTGACTAGTTCCCTGCACCCAACTTGGAGAACAACGAAAAACACGGATACAAAATAGAAACAATAATGCTACCTATACAGCAGCTGCTACCgtgtgagagaaaaaaaagaaaaaagtagccCCCACCCTAAATCCCATCCCCTGCACATCTCCCCCGGGACTTCCCATCTGACCGTTCATTCCCCCTCATGGGATTTCTCCCGGTGTAAATGGGCGTCAACATAGCATCACTCAAATAGAAATGCAACGTTAACACAGACAACATATGAACTTCTAACTAGTACtcctactccctctgtttcaaaaaaaaaaagaaatttgttTCATTTAATTACACATGAAATGGAGAGAGTAGTAATTCATAATACAATATAATACttttgaaattaaacaagcaacggttgtaaaaaaaaaaaattcttctttttaaaAACCTGAAAACCAAAAGTAAAGTAATAGGGGAATATATCAGTTTAGCGCGGTAGCGCAATCAAATTTTACCGCGCTTAATTTCCCAGGATGTCTTCTTCAGCTCCCGAACTACTGCCATCATTGGAGACATCATCCTTGGTTGTATGGacaacatcaacatcatcgttgttggtTTCAGGGTCTTAAAAAATTCTATATTGATATGTGATAGCTAGGAGTTAATATTTCTTAAACTTTGATAACTAAATTTTACACGAATAATTTGAAATGACATTGGTTTACATCACATTCTTAACAGATCACATGTGTGAGAAAAATTACATGTTTTACATCCGAACAAGAATATGCATTCAGCGGAGGATGCATCTTATTCTGAGTTTTTGATTCATATTGGTGATAGGGATGAACCTTGCGTTGCTAATGAGATGATAAAGGTTTCAGAAGAGATGGTCATACCATGGGTTAGTTACGATTCATTCTCTCGGCTTATTGATGTAACATTTCCAAACTTGGTGGAGAATGCAAGAGATAAAGACTACATGGTCAACAGGGCAATAATCACACCATTGAACGAGTATGTTGAGAAGCTTAATGACCGAGTACTCGGCATGTTTCCTGGAAAGAGGTTATATTCTACACATTTGATTCTGTGGACGACGATACTCACGGTCTTTACCAGCAAGAATACTTGAACATTGCTCCAGGGGGTTTACCATCACACATTTTGAAATTGAAGATTGGTTCACCTATTATGTTGTTGCGGAATGTTGATGTAAAAAATGGTCTATGTAATGGTACAAGGTTAATAATCAAAGAGTCCTTCCCAAACTGTATAGATGCTGTAATTGTTAATGAGAATTCCAAAGGTACACGAGTCTTCATTCACATGATGCCAGTACAGCCACCTGAGAATCTGAAGCTCCCATACAAGTTTAAACGTAAACAGTTTCCGATCCGCTTGTGTTTCTCCTTCACAGTCAACAAGGAACAAGTGCAAAACACTGGTATTTTTTTCCCTGAACATGTGTTCATCCATGGTCAACAGTAGTTGCTTTCTCGAGAGGAGTATCAAGTAATAATACGAAAGTATTAGTTATTTTTTGTCGGTGGCAGAGCCAGATAATAAAATGGAGGGGGGGCTAAAATATAAAAATTGTATAAAATGTGGACATTATATAAAAAACAGGGGGACTAAGTGCAAAATATATGATAAAACTAAAggctttttaatggttttattgaTTTTAGCGGGTGCTAgagccagggttagtcaacccttggctctgcccCTTCTAAAGGTACTGCTGTAAAGAAGAAGGGAACGTACACGAAAAATGTTGTGTATAAAGAAGTTTTTTTTGTCTTAGGAACTTATGAGTTACGAATACACATTCTTGATGTAAAAGGATATTTATGATTGAAAAGTTATTAAATGAAGAATTCGAGTTTAGTTAATTACTTTTTGTAGATTAGCTTGATATCAATTTTCACCACTTAACGTTGATCTTTGACCAGCATTATTACTTTTTATACTGCCTTTCTATATAATAGGAAAATGCTAAATACTATAACAGCCAATAATTATGGCTTGTTTGGATTTGCATTCCACAGTTATATTTGGATTTCTAGAAATCAAGAAATTATTTTGCATATGAACTTTGAAATCAACTTCAAAAAATTGGAGAATGCTTATACAATGTTTTGAATTACCTATAAGTCAATTCCATActtcagaaacaaaaaataatttgttGTGCAAAAAAGTtgacatttttattttaaaaagtcatttaaaattattttcaaatactGACTTCTAAATTTTTATCAAGCAGGCTGTTAATATCCGTACCAGAGAGCTTGGCCGGCAAACGCCTTTTTTGAAATCGCACTTTAAAAAATTAACTGGAATTTAGAGTCTGGACTCTAGAGTCAGGAAAACACTTTGGCTTACagaacatgttagagcattgaactcaccaagcgttggtatgtcaagtttgtttgtcatatttaagtgtgtcaaaactcatgtatagtcgcttgattgtaaactagagtcaacctcgtttaggttagactagaaagtctaagaatgttgatacatacaagtattactctgaagatctgaagaatgtgaaaaaaagtgaactacaatgacaacatcatccttcctcttgaggttagtaatattgacttgaactatttcattcctagtgtatctttcaagtcgtgctatattgaaaacataattgtgaaaCTGTATACATTGCACATATTGTATGATAATCTAGTGATAtaacatggtcatatttgtatgatcatagtattagggaattatacTACGAaatataactcttatcttttgaactccgtagatatgacatcaacgtaatcttgtatatactgttatgattatgttaattggttatggtgaagatttcatttcaggaaacaatattttacatttgtttaaaggaagtatattcatgaacttgttatatgaatcaaaagggaaatcattaggctaaTTGGTTCAtttcaaatctttggattaccaatatgtttgagatggtagaaccgatcgtaactttgttatgtatcttggtacaactaatcacaagtggttgacttatgatttggtatgattagtttttattaattagtgcaaccgatcctaagtaatcaccatgagatggtatgatcaatatttgtaattggtttgaccgatcctagtaattggtgtgaccgatcacagagtgttgtataatcgatccttgtaattggtgtaaccggtcctggtaattggtgtaaccgatcctggtaactggtgagaccaatcacaagtaataccatgagaatatggtgaccggtcctggtaattgatgcaACTGATCATGGTAACttatgtaaccggtcctagtaacttgtgtgaccgatcacaagtatttccatattgaggtataaccgat includes the following:
- the LOC113288400 gene encoding alcohol dehydrogenase 1-like, producing MANTTGQVIKCKAAVAWEAGKPLVIEEVEVAPPQEMEVRIKILFTSLCHTDVYFWEAKGQTPVFPRIFGHEAGGIVESVGKGVTDMQPGDQVLPVFTGECKECRHCKSEESNMCDLLRINTDRGVMLTDGQSRFSINGKPIYNFVGCSTFSEYTVCHVGCVAKINPEAPLDKVCILSCGVSTGLGAALNVAKPKKGSTVAVFGLGAVGLGACEGARISGALRIIGVDLNASRFNEAKKFGCTEFVNPKDHSKPVQEVIAEMTDGGVDRSIECTGSIQAMISAFECVHDGWGVAVLVGVPNKDDAFKTHPMKLLNERTLKGTFFGNYKPRSDLPSVVEMYMNKELELEKFITHEVPFADINKAFDLMLKGEGLRCIIRM